The following proteins are encoded in a genomic region of Variovorax paradoxus:
- the nth gene encoding endonuclease III codes for MKKDNIPLFFATLQAANPTPETELEYATPFELLAAVLLSAQATDVGVNKATRKLFPVANTPQAILRLGVEGLEEYIKTIGLYRSKAKHLIATCRILVEQHGGEVPRTRAELEALPGVGRKTANVVLNVAFGEATIAVDTHIFRVGNRTGLAPGKTPLEVELKLEKRVPFEFRLHAHHWLILHGRYICVARTPKCWECAVAPYCDYKPKTPRPKSA; via the coding sequence ATGAAAAAAGACAACATTCCCCTCTTCTTCGCCACGCTGCAGGCGGCCAACCCCACCCCTGAAACCGAACTCGAATACGCCACGCCCTTCGAACTGCTGGCCGCCGTGCTGCTTTCCGCGCAAGCCACTGACGTGGGCGTGAACAAGGCCACGCGCAAGCTGTTTCCGGTGGCGAACACGCCGCAGGCGATCCTCCGGCTGGGCGTGGAGGGCCTCGAGGAATACATCAAGACCATCGGGCTCTACCGCAGCAAGGCCAAGCACCTGATCGCGACCTGCCGCATTCTTGTGGAGCAGCATGGCGGCGAAGTGCCGCGCACGCGCGCCGAGCTCGAGGCGCTGCCGGGGGTCGGCCGCAAGACCGCCAACGTGGTGCTCAACGTGGCGTTCGGCGAGGCGACGATTGCGGTCGACACGCACATCTTTCGCGTCGGCAACCGCACAGGGCTCGCGCCGGGCAAGACGCCGCTCGAAGTGGAACTCAAGCTCGAGAAGCGGGTGCCCTTCGAGTTCCGCTTGCATGCGCACCACTGGCTCATCTTGCATGGGCGTTATATCTGCGTGGCACGCACGCCGAAGTGCTGGGAATGCGCGGTGGCACCGTACTGCGACTACAAGCCCAAGACGCCGCGGCCCAAGTCGGCCTGA
- the serB gene encoding phosphoserine phosphatase SerB: MSATEFSPGLVIQRVKPPLALADFKLIAFDMDSTLINIECIDEIADAVGKKAEVAAITEATMRGEIKDFKESLRRRVALLQGVPVDALQQVYDERLKLNPGAAELVAACKAAGLKVLLVSGGFTFFANRVKDRLGIDFARSNLLGEADGQLTGHVVQQSWGDICDGAEKRRTLLEVASLMGISPQETIAVGDGANDLPMMGEAGLSVAYHAKPKVREQAMVAINEGGLDRLLEILKK, encoded by the coding sequence ATGAGCGCTACAGAATTCTCCCCCGGTCTCGTGATCCAGCGCGTGAAGCCGCCGCTGGCGCTGGCCGATTTCAAGCTGATCGCGTTCGACATGGACTCGACGCTGATCAACATCGAATGCATCGACGAAATTGCCGATGCGGTCGGCAAGAAGGCCGAGGTGGCGGCGATCACAGAAGCCACGATGCGCGGCGAGATCAAGGACTTCAAGGAAAGCCTGCGGCGCCGCGTGGCACTGCTGCAGGGCGTGCCGGTCGACGCGCTGCAGCAGGTGTATGACGAGCGGCTGAAGCTCAACCCGGGCGCAGCCGAACTGGTCGCGGCCTGCAAGGCGGCGGGCCTCAAGGTGCTGCTCGTCTCGGGCGGCTTCACGTTCTTTGCCAACCGCGTGAAAGACCGCCTGGGCATCGACTTCGCGCGCTCCAACCTGCTCGGCGAAGCCGATGGCCAGCTCACGGGCCATGTGGTGCAGCAAAGCTGGGGCGACATCTGCGACGGCGCCGAGAAGCGCCGCACGCTGCTCGAAGTCGCGTCCCTCATGGGCATTTCGCCGCAGGAAACCATTGCCGTAGGCGACGGTGCGAACGACCTGCCGATGATGGGCGAAGCCGGCCTTTCAGTGGCCTACCACGCCAAGCCGAAGGTGCGCGAACAGGCCATGGTCGCCATCAACGAAGGCGGCCTCGACCGCTTGCTGGAGATCCTCAAAAAATGA
- a CDS encoding aminotransferase-like domain-containing protein → MQFASRLDNVETSAIRELFKLLGKPGIISFAGGFPDSAMFDVEGLKEASQKALTEEPGGALQYGATEGYEPLRSQLSSFMKTKGVDVDPGGLIVTTGSQQALDLLGKTMISPGDKVIVEGPTFLATIQCFRLYGAQLISAPIDANGVKTDELEKLIAEHKPKFVYLIPTFGNPSGAMLALERRKKVLELAVKYQTLIVEDDPYGDLYFGEAPPPSILALAKDVPGSRELLAHCGSLSKVLSPGLRIGWMIAPAELLAKATMCKQFSDAHTSTFAQATAAQYLKSGRMPGTLAHVREVYGQRAQAMGAALKRELGDAVSFTQPQGGLFFWARLTGANGKLADASELAKRAIEQLVAFVPGAPFYAEKPDMATLRLSFATADVAKIEEGVKRLGQAL, encoded by the coding sequence ATGCAATTCGCTTCCCGCCTCGACAACGTCGAAACCTCCGCCATCCGCGAGCTCTTCAAGCTCTTGGGCAAGCCCGGCATCATCAGCTTTGCGGGCGGGTTTCCCGACAGCGCCATGTTCGATGTCGAGGGCCTGAAGGAGGCGAGCCAGAAGGCGCTCACCGAGGAGCCCGGCGGCGCATTGCAATACGGCGCCACCGAAGGCTACGAGCCGCTGCGCAGCCAGCTCAGTTCCTTCATGAAGACCAAGGGCGTGGACGTGGACCCGGGCGGCCTGATCGTCACCACCGGCAGCCAGCAGGCGCTCGACCTGTTGGGCAAGACCATGATCTCGCCCGGCGACAAGGTGATCGTCGAAGGCCCGACCTTCCTGGCCACCATCCAGTGCTTTCGCCTGTACGGCGCGCAGCTCATCAGCGCCCCCATCGACGCCAACGGCGTGAAGACCGACGAGCTCGAAAAGCTCATCGCCGAGCACAAGCCCAAGTTCGTCTACCTGATTCCCACCTTCGGCAACCCGAGCGGTGCCATGCTGGCGCTGGAGCGCCGCAAGAAGGTGCTCGAACTGGCCGTCAAGTACCAGACGCTGATCGTCGAGGACGACCCCTACGGCGACCTCTACTTCGGCGAAGCGCCGCCGCCCTCGATCCTGGCTTTAGCCAAGGACGTGCCGGGCAGCCGCGAGCTGCTCGCGCACTGCGGCAGCCTCAGCAAGGTGCTGAGCCCGGGCCTGCGCATCGGCTGGATGATCGCGCCGGCCGAGCTGCTGGCCAAGGCCACGATGTGCAAGCAGTTCAGCGATGCGCACACCAGCACCTTTGCCCAGGCCACCGCCGCGCAGTACCTCAAGAGCGGGCGCATGCCGGGCACGCTGGCGCATGTGCGCGAGGTGTACGGCCAGCGCGCGCAGGCCATGGGCGCGGCGCTGAAGCGCGAACTGGGTGATGCGGTGAGCTTCACCCAGCCGCAGGGCGGCCTGTTCTTCTGGGCCCGCCTCACGGGTGCCAACGGCAAGCTGGCAGATGCGAGCGAACTGGCCAAGCGCGCCATCGAGCAGCTCGTGGCCTTCGTGCCCGGTGCGCCGTTCTATGCCGAGAAGCCCGACATGGCGACGCTGCGGCTGAGCTTTGCGACGGCCGACGTGGCCAAGATCGAAGAAGGCGTGAAGCGCCTCGGCCAAGCCCTGTGA
- a CDS encoding adenosylcobinamide-GDP ribazoletransferase, with protein sequence MNGVRHYLLALQFFTRVPVTGRVAEWVGFSPQMLRASAAHFPGVGWLVGGVGAAVFVLALQGLPGAAGALAAALLSIVATVLLTGAFHEDGLADVADGLGGASDRNRALEIMKDSRIGAFGAIALVLALGLKAALLASIAGQGAQVAAGAIVGAHVLSRLAPLFLIRWLPYVGDAGASKAKPLADAIGGSALLVGMLWSVPAVALVLLTQGAARTIAVVAACALAALVMARMFRRRLQGFTGDGLGATQQVCELAIYLALAWQA encoded by the coding sequence ATGAACGGTGTTCGCCACTATCTACTGGCCCTGCAGTTCTTCACCCGGGTGCCGGTGACCGGCCGGGTCGCCGAATGGGTCGGGTTCAGCCCGCAGATGCTGCGTGCGAGCGCGGCGCACTTTCCCGGGGTCGGCTGGCTTGTGGGTGGTGTGGGGGCGGCGGTTTTCGTGCTGGCGCTGCAGGGCTTGCCCGGCGCCGCCGGTGCGCTGGCCGCGGCGCTGTTGAGCATTGTCGCCACGGTGCTGCTCACCGGCGCCTTTCATGAAGACGGGCTGGCCGACGTGGCCGACGGGCTGGGCGGAGCCTCCGACCGGAACCGCGCACTCGAGATCATGAAGGACTCGCGCATCGGAGCTTTCGGCGCCATCGCGCTGGTGCTGGCGCTCGGGCTCAAGGCCGCGCTGCTCGCATCGATCGCGGGGCAGGGCGCGCAAGTAGCCGCAGGCGCCATCGTGGGCGCGCATGTGCTTTCTCGATTGGCACCGCTGTTCCTGATCCGCTGGCTGCCTTACGTGGGCGATGCCGGCGCGAGCAAGGCCAAGCCGCTGGCCGATGCGATCGGCGGCAGCGCCTTGCTGGTCGGCATGCTCTGGTCGGTTCCTGCTGTCGCTCTGGTGCTGCTGACGCAAGGCGCCGCAAGAACGATCGCCGTGGTGGCGGCATGCGCTCTTGCGGCGCTGGTCATGGCGCGCATGTTCCGGCGCCGGCTGCAGGGGTTCACCGGCGACGGGCTCGGCGCGACACAGCAGGTGTGCGAGCTCGCGATCTATCTCGCGCTGGCATGGCAGGCATGA
- a CDS encoding SDR family NAD(P)-dependent oxidoreductase: MQADNKNGPLKGRVAVVTGASRGAGRGIAVELGAAGATVYVTGRSTRERPADTYGQLLALSELEALPGSIDETADEVTRMGGRGIAVRCDHTQEDEVKQLFAQVQREQGRVDLLVNNAWGGHETFAGVFEAPFWEHPLSNWDSMFDRGVRNHLLAGRFAAPLMVAQQSGLIVTTTFWDRGNYLRDLFYDLAKSAMTRLAFGMAEELRPHGVASLAVSPGWMRTEFVLAAYKSDEAHWREQPALARTESPRYLGRAVAALAGDARVLEKSGGVYRVADLAREYGFTDVDGRQVEAFEM; the protein is encoded by the coding sequence ATGCAAGCCGACAACAAGAACGGGCCGTTGAAAGGCCGCGTGGCCGTGGTCACCGGGGCCAGCCGCGGTGCCGGCCGCGGCATCGCGGTGGAGCTGGGCGCCGCGGGCGCCACCGTGTATGTCACCGGGCGAAGCACGCGGGAGCGGCCGGCCGACACCTATGGCCAGTTGCTCGCGCTCTCGGAACTCGAAGCACTGCCCGGCAGCATCGACGAAACCGCCGACGAAGTCACCCGTATGGGCGGACGCGGCATCGCGGTGCGTTGCGACCACACGCAGGAAGACGAGGTAAAGCAGCTCTTTGCGCAGGTGCAGCGCGAGCAGGGTCGTGTGGACCTGCTCGTGAACAACGCCTGGGGCGGCCACGAGACCTTCGCTGGTGTGTTCGAGGCGCCGTTCTGGGAGCATCCGCTTTCCAACTGGGACTCGATGTTCGACCGCGGCGTGCGCAACCACCTGCTCGCCGGCCGATTCGCCGCGCCGCTGATGGTGGCGCAACAGAGCGGACTGATCGTGACCACCACCTTCTGGGACCGCGGCAACTACCTGCGCGACCTGTTCTACGACCTCGCCAAATCGGCCATGACCCGGCTGGCCTTCGGCATGGCCGAGGAGCTTCGCCCCCACGGCGTCGCTTCGCTGGCCGTGTCGCCGGGCTGGATGCGCACCGAGTTCGTGCTGGCCGCCTACAAGTCCGACGAGGCGCATTGGCGCGAGCAACCGGCATTGGCACGGACCGAGTCGCCGCGCTATCTCGGCCGCGCGGTGGCCGCGCTGGCAGGCGATGCGCGGGTGCTGGAGAAAAGTGGCGGCGTGTACCGCGTGGCCGACCTGGCGCGCGAATACGGCTTCACCGACGTCGATGGCCGGCAGGTCGAAGCCTTCGAGATGTAG
- a CDS encoding cobyric acid synthase codes for MTTRCVMVLGTTSGAGKSWLTAALCRWYARQGLKVAPFKAQNMSNNARVVDGGEIGSAQYFQALAARAVPDVRMNPLLLKPERDTHSQVVLMGQVSEELTAMPWRGRSERVWPRIAEALDELRAENDVVVIEGAGSPAEINLMASDIVNLRVACHAEARCLLVTDIDRGGAFAHLYGTWALMPESDRALLRGFVLNKFRGDASLLAPAPQQLQALTGIATVATLPMWREHGLPEEDGVFDHRSYASGTVTRTVAVIAYPRISNLDEFQPLKNVPGVRLVWARTPADVAGADWIVMPGSKHTSGDLAWLRTQGLDRAIAAHAAGGGAVLGVCGGLQMLGEALVDPHGIDGNAPGLGLLPLVTVFEREKTVRHRSAIFGELSGPWAPLSNVEMAGYEIHHGHTAIHPQMAQDGHAVMPEGLAWQNTRGNVLGLYLHGLFEDAAVLHALFGATAPTLDATFDGLADFIDTHFEAGVLQGLIA; via the coding sequence ATGACAACCCGATGCGTGATGGTTCTGGGCACGACCAGCGGCGCCGGCAAGAGCTGGCTGACCGCTGCGTTGTGCCGCTGGTATGCGCGGCAGGGCCTCAAGGTGGCGCCTTTCAAGGCGCAGAACATGAGCAACAACGCCCGCGTGGTCGATGGCGGCGAAATCGGCAGCGCGCAGTATTTCCAGGCGCTGGCCGCGCGCGCCGTTCCCGACGTGCGCATGAACCCGCTGCTGCTCAAGCCCGAGCGCGACACCCACAGCCAGGTGGTGCTGATGGGGCAGGTGAGCGAAGAGCTCACGGCCATGCCCTGGCGCGGACGCAGCGAGCGCGTCTGGCCGCGGATCGCGGAGGCGCTCGATGAACTGCGTGCCGAGAACGACGTGGTGGTGATCGAAGGCGCCGGCTCGCCGGCCGAGATCAACCTGATGGCGAGCGACATCGTCAACCTGCGCGTGGCCTGCCATGCGGAGGCGCGCTGCCTGCTGGTGACCGATATCGACCGCGGAGGCGCCTTCGCGCATCTCTACGGAACGTGGGCGTTGATGCCCGAGAGCGACCGCGCGTTGCTGCGCGGTTTCGTGCTCAACAAGTTCCGCGGCGATGCGTCGCTGCTGGCGCCGGCGCCGCAGCAATTGCAGGCGCTGACCGGCATCGCCACCGTGGCGACGCTGCCGATGTGGAGGGAGCACGGCCTGCCAGAGGAAGACGGCGTGTTCGACCATCGAAGCTATGCGAGCGGCACGGTCACGCGGACGGTGGCGGTCATCGCCTATCCACGCATCAGCAATCTCGACGAATTCCAGCCGCTCAAGAACGTGCCGGGTGTCCGCCTGGTCTGGGCGCGCACGCCGGCGGACGTGGCTGGCGCCGACTGGATCGTGATGCCGGGTTCCAAGCACACGAGCGGCGATCTCGCGTGGCTGCGTACGCAGGGTCTGGACCGTGCCATCGCGGCGCACGCGGCCGGCGGCGGTGCCGTGCTGGGCGTCTGCGGCGGCCTGCAGATGCTGGGCGAGGCGCTGGTCGATCCGCATGGCATCGACGGCAACGCACCGGGCCTCGGCCTGCTGCCACTGGTGACCGTGTTCGAGCGCGAGAAGACCGTGCGCCATCGGTCCGCCATCTTCGGCGAACTGAGCGGGCCATGGGCCCCCCTTTCCAACGTGGAAATGGCCGGCTACGAAATACATCACGGCCACACCGCAATTCACCCGCAGATGGCGCAGGACGGCCATGCCGTGATGCCCGAGGGGCTGGCTTGGCAGAACACCCGCGGCAACGTGCTGGGCCTCTACCTGCACGGCCTGTTCGAAGATGCGGCCGTGTTGCACGCGCTCTTCGGCGCTACGGCACCCACGCTCGACGCCACCTTCGACGGCTTGGCCGATTTCATAGACACCCACTTCGAGGCCGGCGTATTGCAAGGCCTGATCGCATGA
- a CDS encoding Ldh family oxidoreductase: MTDTAPLYSADALRDYASALLQKAGLAASMADSVARTLVEGDLLGHDTHGLALLAGYVKEIESGGMAHDGAPEVLSDRPAAVLWDGKRLPGPWLMDQGLDLLLPRARELGTASLVIRRSHHIACLAVYMLRALQEDMLMLLACSDPNTASVAPFGGTQAVFTPNPLAMGFPLSQGGVMVDISASITTNGMSNRKRAAGETFAEEWLIDAEGKPSNNPQVLFDQPPGTLLPVGGLSHGHKGYGMALLVETLTAGLAGHGRADPPEGWGATVHITLHDLHAFGGKEAFLRQMDHVAARCRDNTPIDSAKPVRLPGEGGLKRRDAQSKNGVRLHPSIARALHDVEQRYGLQLAQALI; this comes from the coding sequence ATGACCGACACCGCCCCGCTCTACAGCGCAGACGCACTCAGGGACTACGCCAGCGCGTTGCTGCAAAAGGCCGGCCTCGCCGCATCGATGGCCGACAGCGTCGCCCGCACGCTGGTCGAGGGCGACCTGCTGGGCCATGACACGCACGGGCTCGCGCTGCTGGCCGGCTACGTGAAGGAAATCGAATCGGGCGGCATGGCGCATGACGGCGCCCCCGAGGTGCTCTCGGACCGCCCGGCCGCCGTGCTCTGGGACGGCAAGCGCCTGCCCGGCCCCTGGCTCATGGACCAGGGCCTGGACCTGCTGCTGCCGCGTGCGCGCGAACTCGGAACCGCCTCGCTCGTGATCCGGCGCAGCCATCACATCGCCTGCCTCGCGGTCTACATGCTGCGCGCGCTGCAGGAAGACATGCTGATGCTGCTCGCCTGCTCCGACCCCAACACGGCCAGTGTCGCGCCTTTCGGCGGCACGCAGGCGGTGTTCACGCCGAATCCGCTGGCCATGGGCTTTCCGCTGTCGCAGGGCGGCGTGATGGTCGACATCTCGGCCTCCATCACCACCAACGGCATGAGCAACCGCAAGCGCGCAGCCGGCGAGACCTTTGCCGAAGAGTGGCTGATCGACGCCGAGGGCAAGCCTTCGAACAACCCGCAGGTGCTGTTCGACCAGCCGCCCGGCACGCTGCTGCCGGTCGGAGGCTTGAGCCATGGCCACAAGGGCTATGGCATGGCACTGCTGGTCGAGACGCTGACGGCCGGGCTCGCGGGCCATGGCCGTGCCGATCCGCCCGAGGGCTGGGGTGCGACCGTGCACATCACGCTGCATGACCTGCACGCGTTCGGCGGCAAGGAAGCGTTCCTGCGCCAGATGGACCATGTGGCCGCGCGGTGCCGCGACAACACGCCCATCGATTCCGCGAAGCCGGTGCGCCTGCCGGGTGAAGGCGGCTTGAAACGCCGCGATGCGCAGTCGAAGAACGGGGTGCGGCTGCACCCCTCGATTGCGCGTGCGCTGCACGATGTGGAGCAGCGCTACGGGCTGCAACTCGCGCAGGCGCTGATCTGA
- the cobT gene encoding nicotinate-nucleotide--dimethylbenzimidazole phosphoribosyltransferase: protein MTTDNETIPSISDLHDDALAARLQTALDNKTKPLGALGRLESLALRIGLILGSETPVLEAPQMLVCAGDHGLAARGVSAFPSDVTWQMVENFLAGGAAVSVLARQHGLALTVVDCGVRRDFQARPGLVSRRIAAGTADASAGPAMTAGQCAEAIANGREVVRALPGNALLLGEMGIGNSSAAAMLLARLANLDIDACTGAGTGLDAAGLARKRAVLREVLALHASAAAPLDALAAFGGFEIATLVGAVLQAAHERRVIVVDGFIASAAVLVAQALQPHVAQRCVAAHSSAEPGHAMLLKHLGLEPLLNLDLRLGEGSGGALAWPLLESACRILREMASFEASGVSRKDS, encoded by the coding sequence ATGACTACCGACAACGAAACCATTCCCTCCATTTCCGACCTTCACGACGACGCGCTCGCGGCACGCCTGCAAACCGCGCTCGACAACAAGACCAAGCCGCTCGGCGCGCTAGGGCGCCTCGAAAGCCTGGCCCTGCGTATCGGCCTGATCCTCGGCAGCGAAACGCCCGTGCTCGAAGCGCCACAGATGCTGGTGTGCGCGGGCGATCACGGCCTGGCGGCGCGCGGCGTCTCGGCGTTCCCGAGCGATGTGACGTGGCAGATGGTCGAGAACTTTCTCGCGGGCGGGGCGGCCGTGAGCGTGCTGGCGCGCCAGCACGGACTCGCATTAACGGTGGTTGATTGCGGCGTGCGGCGCGACTTCCAGGCGCGCCCGGGGCTGGTGTCGCGCCGGATCGCTGCCGGCACGGCCGATGCGTCGGCCGGCCCGGCCATGACGGCCGGGCAATGCGCAGAAGCCATTGCCAATGGGCGAGAGGTGGTGCGTGCGCTGCCCGGCAACGCCTTGCTGCTCGGCGAGATGGGCATCGGCAACAGCTCGGCGGCGGCCATGCTTCTCGCGCGTCTGGCCAATCTCGATATCGATGCCTGCACCGGCGCAGGCACCGGTCTCGATGCAGCCGGACTGGCGCGCAAACGAGCGGTGCTGCGCGAAGTGCTGGCGCTGCATGCGTCGGCGGCTGCGCCGCTCGATGCGCTGGCCGCGTTCGGCGGCTTCGAGATCGCCACGCTGGTCGGCGCGGTGCTGCAGGCGGCGCACGAGCGGCGCGTGATCGTGGTCGACGGCTTCATCGCCAGTGCCGCGGTGCTCGTCGCACAGGCGCTGCAGCCGCATGTGGCGCAGCGCTGCGTGGCCGCGCACAGTTCGGCGGAACCCGGGCATGCCATGCTGCTGAAGCACCTCGGACTCGAACCCTTGCTGAATCTGGACCTGCGCCTCGGCGAAGGCTCGGGCGGCGCGCTGGCTTGGCCGCTGCTCGAATCGGCCTGCCGCATCTTGCGCGAGATGGCCAGCTTCGAGGCGTCGGGCGTGTCGCGCAAGGACAGCTGA
- a CDS encoding DUF6172 family protein produces MRKTFQLQVEGKHPDRLLEAIKHEIRKYIKRERRRVLPEGSDFWDFDCKFGTSAETAEAVHLSAITGLIDGVVKEAGKQFYVEILARPGKRTPRPAGERAEEPPEEI; encoded by the coding sequence ATGAGAAAAACCTTTCAGCTTCAGGTCGAGGGCAAGCACCCCGACCGACTCCTCGAAGCCATCAAGCACGAGATTCGCAAGTACATCAAGCGCGAGCGCCGGCGCGTTCTGCCCGAGGGCAGCGACTTCTGGGACTTCGATTGCAAGTTCGGCACCTCGGCGGAAACGGCCGAAGCCGTGCACCTGTCGGCCATCACGGGCCTGATCGACGGCGTCGTCAAAGAGGCCGGCAAGCAGTTCTATGTCGAGATCCTGGCCAGGCCCGGCAAGCGCACACCGCGCCCGGCCGGGGAGCGGGCGGAAGAACCGCCCGAGGAAATCTAG
- a CDS encoding helix-turn-helix domain-containing protein, producing the protein MPTLSTSERLYVRLDGDPLHGPEADTPAGTLQAFAVPAPLRAQVAHILLYRESFPEGHEVLERVLPDGAVRLVFNLGDAPSAGESIGHPVQVLGASAAPAMVRLSRKMEGLSVTLRPGAAAALLGRPAGEIAGTAVHLDELWAGHGAELLERMAEQPDDVSRVSVLCAALQRRLADGDAVVHPAAVRAAQLITTSGGRAPVREVAAAVGLGERRLQQIFQQQVGLSPRAWSRLARMRACLHALRLQRVPAWADLALDGGFYDQSHLVNEFRALCGLTPTEFLGRAISGSSKTAD; encoded by the coding sequence ATGCCGACACTGTCCACGTCCGAACGCCTGTACGTCCGTCTCGACGGCGACCCCTTGCATGGGCCGGAGGCCGATACGCCCGCGGGCACGCTGCAGGCCTTTGCCGTGCCGGCGCCGCTGCGCGCGCAGGTTGCTCACATTCTTCTCTACAGGGAAAGCTTTCCCGAAGGCCATGAGGTCCTGGAGCGCGTGCTGCCCGATGGGGCGGTGCGGCTGGTCTTCAACCTGGGCGATGCGCCCTCGGCGGGCGAAAGCATCGGGCACCCCGTCCAGGTCTTGGGCGCGTCAGCGGCGCCGGCCATGGTGCGGCTGAGCCGGAAGATGGAAGGGCTGTCGGTCACCCTGCGCCCCGGCGCGGCCGCGGCCTTGCTGGGAAGGCCGGCCGGTGAAATTGCGGGCACCGCGGTGCATCTGGACGAACTGTGGGCGGGCCACGGTGCCGAACTGCTGGAGCGCATGGCCGAACAGCCGGACGACGTCTCGCGGGTGTCGGTGCTGTGCGCCGCCCTGCAGCGGCGGCTGGCCGACGGCGATGCCGTCGTTCATCCGGCTGCCGTGCGCGCGGCGCAGCTCATCACGACCTCGGGCGGGCGGGCTCCGGTGCGCGAGGTTGCGGCCGCCGTGGGTCTCGGCGAACGGCGGTTGCAGCAGATTTTTCAGCAGCAGGTGGGTTTGTCTCCGCGGGCCTGGAGCAGGCTGGCGCGGATGCGTGCCTGCCTGCACGCCCTGCGGCTGCAGCGCGTGCCGGCCTGGGCGGACCTTGCGCTGGACGGAGGCTTCTACGACCAGTCGCACCTCGTCAATGAGTTTCGCGCGCTGTGCGGCCTCACGCCGACGGAGTTCCTGGGGCGTGCGATTTCGGGTTCTTCCAAGACGGCGGATTGA
- a CDS encoding histidine phosphatase family protein, translating to MKLWLVRHAQTDAAPGLCYGAMDVGVPAEATLAVANAVAAGLPAGVALAHSPLRRCAELAQAIGMLRPDLAVRADLRLAEMDFGAWEGRPWSSIARAEFDAWTCNFAEGLPGGNGESTTGFMQRTGAAFDEWRASGQDAVWVTHAGVMRAVQLLNRGVRRVDDAMQWPSAPIDYGACQLIECG from the coding sequence ATGAAGCTGTGGCTGGTGCGTCATGCGCAGACCGACGCCGCGCCGGGCCTTTGCTACGGCGCGATGGATGTGGGCGTGCCGGCCGAGGCGACGCTGGCAGTTGCGAACGCGGTGGCGGCCGGCCTGCCGGCGGGCGTCGCGCTGGCCCACTCGCCCTTGCGGCGTTGCGCCGAGCTGGCACAGGCCATCGGCATGCTGCGCCCTGACCTCGCCGTTCGCGCCGACCTACGCCTGGCCGAAATGGATTTCGGCGCCTGGGAAGGCCGCCCGTGGTCGTCCATCGCTCGCGCCGAATTCGACGCGTGGACCTGCAACTTCGCCGAAGGTCTTCCGGGCGGCAACGGAGAAAGCACGACAGGCTTCATGCAACGCACGGGTGCTGCTTTCGACGAGTGGCGCGCATCGGGGCAAGACGCGGTGTGGGTCACGCATGCGGGTGTGATGCGCGCGGTGCAGCTGCTGAACCGCGGCGTGCGGCGCGTGGACGACGCCATGCAGTGGCCGTCGGCGCCCATTGACTATGGTGCGTGCCAGCTGATCGAATGCGGCTGA